The genomic interval CAACAGCACCGACGGGAGCCCCATGGTCTTGAGATTGAGATTCTCCGAAGAGGACACCATCGAATCGACAAACACCTTGCCCTGCTGCGTCACCATTTGATATTCGACTCGCCCACCCCCGCCCTGTCGATCTTCAAGCGCGCGAATGGTCCTGGTGGTGACCTCCTCCAAAAATGGAATCCCCACCCGCGTGGTCACGACGCCCAGGAACGTGCCTTGCGAGTCGAGAATCGGAGCCGTAAGGGCAATGGCATCGACACCACTGTCCGTCTCATGCGCGGCCACATCGGCCACGTCCAGTCGTCGCGTCGCACGCGCGGCCAAAAACCATGGGGCCTGGCTATAGTCATGCCCCGTCAGCGAAGACTCTGTCGCCGCCACAATCGAGCCCTGACTATCCGTGACCGCGAGCCACAGATACACCGGGGAATAGGCGGTCTTCATCCACTTCAAATACTCGGACAGGTATCTCGGATCCGAGGCGCGCAACGAAAAGGCGCGGGCCATCATGAGGGCGTCGCCCTGGCGTTCGAACAACATCCGATCGGTTTTCTCGGCCACTTCCGCTGCGGCAAGCGTCAACTCTTCCCCCGTCGCCACCACCAGTCGAGACTCAACGAACTGAATCAGCCGGGCGCCGGCGATAAGTGCGAGCAGGGACATGGCAATAATGAGATAGGGCAACCAGCGATAGCGGCGCAGATCGAGGAATGAGAGGGCCATTGACGTCTTCATGATTCACGCGCCGGGGAAGCGACGAAATTGGGAATCAGCAGAGCCGGATGATAGGCCTGTTTAGATGCACGCAGGCCTGGCAGCCCTGCATCATCCATCGTATTGATGTAGCCGGCCCCTTTCGATACAGCCATCCGACAGGTCTCACGAAATAGATATTGCGCCAGACCGGGAAGAGTCCGATCCGCTACCTCTAGGAGGACACAGAATGTCGCGTCCGTCAACCAATAGCCGAAGGTATAGGCGCAGATCCGGCCCTGAATCCTGACGACCGTCCCGCTGATCTGAAGGACCGGCGCATGCGACCACAGGACTTCATGCACCGACTCCGCATCAGCCAGCAGCATCTCGCCGAACGACTCAAGCCCTTCCGCTTGCTTCTGGCGGGACCAGTCCCCGAGGAGGACACGACAGCCCTCACGGTCGCCAAGCTGATAGCTGTCCACCTCACAGGTCTGCTCTCGCTCGAATCGATTGCACAATGCGCGCTGAGATTTATATCTGTCGCCCGCCAGAGCTGCGAGGTCCGTTGCACGGTACAGATAGTCTGGTTCCTTGGGCGTCAGACGATATCCCAGCCGCTCAAACTTTGGTGCCAACTGGGCCGACACGTTCTCAACTCGGCTGACCGACGAGTCACCGTTCCAGCGCCGCAGCAGCTCCATCGCGGCAGACAATGGTGCGTCGATGGAGCCGGTCCCCAACGGAGGCAAGAGCATGAACCACCCGTCCGGCGATTGCGCAAAGAGGCACAAGGCCCCGTGAAGCTCCATCCACCAATAGGCTAACAGCCCGTTACTCATATAGTGATAGATCGGCGAATAGGCGGCAGGCGATTGAGGCCCGCCAAATCCAGACCGATCCAGCGCTATCGTCAGTCGAGGGATATCGTCTACCGTCAGACGCTGCAGCGACAGGGTCCCCCACCGAGCGGCAACTGCGGCTGTCATATCTGGAAGGGGGGCCAGCACAATCACGTCCTCTTGAAACCGTCCGACGAGCCGAGGGTGTGTGACAAGCTCTTCACGGATGCCTGGTTGATCCAGCAACGCCATCACCCGGTCGGCATGATGCTGGATCTCTCCCGGAATTTCCTCTCGCATAAACGGACATTTCGTATCCCACCCCAAAAAAATCTGGTCGTGCGCCTCATTCCACATCAGCGCCAGTGGATAGAGCTGACAATCGAGCGGGCGCTGCTCATAGATACGGCACTGTGACGTCGCTGAGTCGAATGCCGGGCAGAGATAGCCCTCTCCATGGGGGACTGGAACCAGAGTTACCTGCGAGCCTCGCCGATCGGGAAAGGCCGTGCTCTCAATGCCCCCAGTCAGGGCTCTGGTAATTTCGTCCCCGGTAAAATAGGGACGCAGGGCACTGTCGGGGTCCGGAAAGCGACAACAGACATCGCACTGTAGACAGCTACGGCTCGGCACGAGTTGTGGCAGCGCGGTTGATAATGTCACGGACAGGCCCAGCAGTTCATCGGTACAGTCGGACATGGGAGGATTCCAATCGATATGTCGCGTATACTAGCACCATTCTGCAGGAGGGCCCAAGGGGATGTCACCTTTTCACTGGCGTCCCTCCTCATCATGTGCCGCAATATATTGCCTCCCGTTGTCCGCTCCATTAGCACCGGCTGCCATAACCTTGCGTCGATCTCACCGCCTCTTCCCCTTCGCGCCCCTCGCCCCTTGTACGATCCTAAATCCTCGTGTTAGAGTTCGTTGCCCTCGCATGAAAGGCTCTCATTGACATGGACACCCCCTCTGTCTGATTTGGCTACCTCCGACCTCCTTCATCGCTGCGCGATCATCCGTGACCAACTGAGCCACGCGGGCCTCTTTCCGGCTCTGCCAGGACAAGAACCGGTTCCCGGAGCGGTTGCCGCGACGACGACCTGGCGAATCGCTACCACGCCATTCACCGTCACCCAAGAGCAGTTAGACTTTTTTCACCGGCTTGGCCCGCAGCTCCTTTCGTTTTATCGGGCGCTGAACCGCCTCTACCTCGACAGTGTGCGAGGCCTCCAACCGACCTGGATCGCGGGATACCTCGACCAAGGCAAGCCGGAAGGTCTGATCACGTACAGCCGGATGAAGCGATTTCGCGATCACCTCCCCGCCGTCATCCGACCGGACGTCATCCCCACCCAGGATGGTATGGTCATCACCGAACTCGACTCAGTCCCAGGCGGGATCGGCATGACGGCCTGCCTCTCGTCGCTCTATGCCGATGCGCAGACTGATGGGCTGTCGCTCGTGGGAGGGCCCGACGGGATGGTGCAAGGATTTGCGGCCATGCTGAAGGCCCAGCTCGCCCAGCATACCGGCTGCATCGCGATTCTGCTGTCGGAAGAAGCCAAAGACTATCGACCGGAAATGACGTGGCTCACGGCCCGGCTGCGAGCGATCGGGGTCGACGCCTATTGCGTGGAGCCTCGACAGGTTCGATTCACGGAAGAAGGCCTCCGGATCACCCACGAAGGAATCGATCTGCCGATCGCCTTGATCTATCGCTTCTACGAGTTATTCGACCTGCTCAATATTCCCAAATCAGAACTTGTCCAATATGCGGTCAAGAAGGACCGGGTCGCCGTCACGCCGCCCTATAAGCCGGCGCTGGAAGAAAAGCTCGCCTTTGCCCTGCTCCATCACCCGGCCCTACGCCCCTTCTGGGAGCAAGCCTTGGGGCAAGAGGTCTTCCTGCATCTGACGACGATCATGCCTCGTACGTGGATTCTCGATCCTGCGCCGATCCCTCCATCCGCCACGATTCCTGGGTTGGCAATGGGCGGACGGGCCGTGATGAACTGGCGCGATCTGGCCACGGCCACTCAGAAAGAACGGCACTTGGTGATCAAGCCATCGGGATTCTCCGAACTCGCCTGGGGCAGCCGAGGGGTGTCGGTTGGCCACGATATGCCGCAACATGAATGGGCTGCTGCCATCGACAAGGCCCTGGCCTCGTTTCCCCAAACGCCCTATATCCTGCAGGAGTTTCATAAGGGCCGCCTGTACGACCTCGATTACTTCGATCCCATCAGCGGCGACATGAACCGGATGTCCGGTCGTGCCAGGCTCTCCCCCTATTATTTCGTGAGTGGCGAAACGATCGAGCTGGCTGGTATCCTGGCAACCGTCTGTTCATCGGACAAGAAAGTGATCCACGGAATGAAGGACGCCGTCATGGTGCCCTGCGCAGCGATGAAGAACCTGAGTGCTGAGTGCTGAGTGCTATGGCTTTAACTCTCTATCATGTTGCCTGGTGCCCCGACTGTGAAGTCGTGCGCGACAAGCTGGCGGACCTCCACATCGACTACGAGCAGGTCATCGTGCCCGACATCAGGCCGATGCGCAAAATCGTCCACGAAGTCTCGGGCCAGTACTATGTTCCCGTCCTCAAGGATGGAGACCGGGTGTTGACGGAAACCGACGACATTCTCGACTATTTGGACAAGACGTACGGTCAGGACCGGATCCCGGGTCGTTAATCGAACAACCTGCCGATCCACTCGACAGCAAAGGAGACCGCATGGAAGCTTGGAGACGCATACTCGCTGACAGCATCGTGAAACCCAAAGACTTGGCGGAGCGGCTCGGTGTCGACGTAAAAGAAATCGAAGCCATCGTCGGCGACTATCCAATGCGCATTACCCCCACGGTGATGGCGACGATTAAGGAAAAGGGCGACGCCATTTGGAAACAGGTGGTCCCGGACATCGCCGAAATGGATGACTTCGAAGCGGAAGACGATCCGCTCGAAGAGGACCTCATGAGCCCGGTCCCGCACCTCGTCCACCGCTATCCGGATCGCGTCCTGCTGATGGTCACGAATCAGTGCCCGATCTATTGCCGCTTCTGCACGAGAAAGCGGCTGGTCGGGAAACCGGGTTTCCTCAAGAAAGGCGAACTCGATCAAGCCATCGCCTACTTGCGGGAACATACCGAAGTGCGCGACGTCATCCTCTCCGGCGGCGACCCGCTGCTCCTGCCGGATCATTTACTGGAGCGAATTCTCAAAGCCCTGCGCACCATCCCACATCTGGAACTGGTTCGCCTGGGCTCTCGGGTGCCCGGCACGTTGCCGGAACGGATCACCCCGGAACTCTGCGCGATCGTGAAGAAGTATCACCCCATCTATATGAACCTGCACTTCAACCATCCGGACGAACTCACTCCGGCCGTCAAAGCGGCCTGTGGGATGTTAGCCGATGCCGGTGTGCCGCTTGGCGCGCAAACCGTACTATTGAAAGGCGTCAACGACGACCCTGAAATCATGAAGCGCTTGATGCATCAGCTCCTGCTCGCGCGCATCAAGCCCTACTATCTCTATCAAGCCGACCTGACCAAGGGCACGAATCACTTCCGCACCACGGTCGAAACGGGATTGAACATCATTAAATCGCTGCAGGGCCATACCAGCGGAATGGCCGTCCCACATTTCGTGATCGATGCGCCAGGCGGCGGCGGTAAGATCCCCTTGCTTCCCGGCGACTATATGGTGCACATGGATGCCGAGGGAGTCCTCTTGAAAAACTATGAGGGCAAGGCCTTCCACTATCCTCAGCCGAAACAGGGTTCGTCCCGCGAGCTGCCGATGGTCAGCGCAGGGCCTTCACTGAACTCATGTAGTAATGGAGAGCACGACGACCTGTGAGCACCAGAACCACGCAGGGCATTTTGCCCTACCAACAGATTAAGCAGCTGATCGCGAGCGGGGCCATCCAAGCCGACGTACCGATCGAAGACCGCCAAATTCAGCCGGCCAGCCTCGACCTGCGGCTCGGGCGCAAGGCCTATCGGTTGATCAGCAGCTTTTTGCCGGAACTGTCCGATATTACGAGCCGGCTCAACGTCCTGGACTTCTATCAGTCCGATCTTGTGATGTACGAGATGGACCTGACCGAGGGAGCCATCCTCGAAAAGGGCCATGTCTATTTGGTGCCGCTCCTGGAACGGGTGACGTTACCCAAGACGATCCGGGCAAGGACCAATCCCAAAAGTACGACCGGACGGCTAGACGTCTTTACCCGCGTCGTGACGGATCTCAATACGGGATTCGATGAAATCCGAGCTGGCTATACCGGGCCCCTCTATCTGGAGATCGTCCCTCGCTCGTTCACGATCAAAGTGAAGACCGGGTACTCCCTCAATCAAATTCGCTTCGTGCGCGGCGACGCCACTGTGCCGGACCGGTCATTGCAAACGCTCCACAAACGGGAGCCCTTGCTCTACCACAACCTCCCCACCAAGCAGGCACTGGGCACCCGCGATTTCCGTACGGACCGCGGCCTATTTCTCCGCATCGACCTAAAGGGAGACGACCGAAGCACCTCGCCGATTATCGGCTATCGGGCGAAGAAGAATAGTCACGTCATCGATCTCTCGAAGGTCGGCCATTATGCGGCGCTCGATTTTTGGGAGCCCCTCTACCGCCACCGCCAGGACAGCCTCCTCTTGGAGCCGGAAGAATTTTACATTCTCGCGTCGAAAGAGCGGATCCGTGTGCCGGCCGGCTACGCGGCCGAGATGGTCGCCTTCGAAGCAGCCTGTGGCGAGTTGCGGACCCACTACGCCGGGTTTTTCGATCCGGGGTTCGGGTACGGCCAAGGCGAGTTGCACGGCACCCAAGTGGTCTTGGAAGTCCGCCCCCACGACGTTCCCTTCCTGATCCATGATGGACAAACCTTCTTCAAGGTTGTATACGACAGGATGCTCGCGCGCCCCGGTCAGCTCTATGGCTCGGCGCTTGGGTCTTCGTATCAGCGCCAGGGACTGACCCTGAGCAAACATTTCAAGGTATAGCCGGATGCTGAAACAGTCCGCCAGCGTCGTTCTCGCTTCGTTCAGACCCTCAACGTACCCCCAAGGGTACGCCTCGGGCCTTCACTCGCTGCGGCCTTGCTTGGGACAAGGTGCGTCTTGGCGCACCGGGGTTGGGCGGGTGAGAAGTCTGGCCTGTTTGAGCATCCGGCAAAACGCGTATCTTGCTCCCTATTCGGACGTTTCACATTTCACGAACAGTTAGGAACCAGTTGCCCATGCAGCTAGAGCCAACCAACAAGCCGGTGCGCCCAGAATCAGATGACGACTCCGGGAGCGACAATCAAATGCGTGTCGCCGGGATGATCGTGGGCACCGCCCTGATTTTCATCGGCTTTCTCGACATCTTTCTCTCGATCAGCGGAGGATTCGAGATCGACGTGATTCCTCTCTTAATTTATTTCGGCGGGGTCGCCGTATGGGCCAATGCGGTCGTCGAAAACATGACCCTCCGCTACAGCCTCATCGGCGCCTCCCTCCTGCTCGCAGCCATCTTCTTCCACTATGGAGAAGTCCTCTTCTGGCACAAGCAAGTGGTGTTTTGGTCGACCGTAGTGGTCGTTATGTACTTCATGTTCAACGAACCGAAGAAGCCTGCCTAACAGGATGCTGAAACAGGTCGCCAGCAGCGTTCTCGCATCGTTCAGACCCTTCAACGTACCCCAGGGGGTACGCCTCGGCCCTTCACTCGCTGCGGCCTTGCTGGACGGCCTGTTTGAGCATCCTATCGAATTGCCATTCTGGTGTGCCATCCGTGCGAGCCATTAAAATTCTAGTGCACCACAATAATTTTCTTGCAGACTGCTAACAACCATGGCGATGACGATTTC from Nitrospirota bacterium carries:
- a CDS encoding phosphatidylglycerol lysyltransferase domain-containing protein, producing the protein MSDCTDELLGLSVTLSTALPQLVPSRSCLQCDVCCRFPDPDSALRPYFTGDEITRALTGGIESTAFPDRRGSQVTLVPVPHGEGYLCPAFDSATSQCRIYEQRPLDCQLYPLALMWNEAHDQIFLGWDTKCPFMREEIPGEIQHHADRVMALLDQPGIREELVTHPRLVGRFQEDVIVLAPLPDMTAAVAARWGTLSLQRLTVDDIPRLTIALDRSGFGGPQSPAAYSPIYHYMSNGLLAYWWMELHGALCLFAQSPDGWFMLLPPLGTGSIDAPLSAAMELLRRWNGDSSVSRVENVSAQLAPKFERLGYRLTPKEPDYLYRATDLAALAGDRYKSQRALCNRFEREQTCEVDSYQLGDREGCRVLLGDWSRQKQAEGLESFGEMLLADAESVHEVLWSHAPVLQISGTVVRIQGRICAYTFGYWLTDATFCVLLEVADRTLPGLAQYLFRETCRMAVSKGAGYINTMDDAGLPGLRASKQAYHPALLIPNFVASPARES
- a CDS encoding glutathione S-transferase N-terminal domain-containing protein, producing MALTLYHVAWCPDCEVVRDKLADLHIDYEQVIVPDIRPMRKIVHEVSGQYYVPVLKDGDRVLTETDDILDYLDKTYGQDRIPGR
- a CDS encoding KamA family radical SAM protein, producing the protein MEAWRRILADSIVKPKDLAERLGVDVKEIEAIVGDYPMRITPTVMATIKEKGDAIWKQVVPDIAEMDDFEAEDDPLEEDLMSPVPHLVHRYPDRVLLMVTNQCPIYCRFCTRKRLVGKPGFLKKGELDQAIAYLREHTEVRDVILSGGDPLLLPDHLLERILKALRTIPHLELVRLGSRVPGTLPERITPELCAIVKKYHPIYMNLHFNHPDELTPAVKAACGMLADAGVPLGAQTVLLKGVNDDPEIMKRLMHQLLLARIKPYYLYQADLTKGTNHFRTTVETGLNIIKSLQGHTSGMAVPHFVIDAPGGGGKIPLLPGDYMVHMDAEGVLLKNYEGKAFHYPQPKQGSSRELPMVSAGPSLNSCSNGEHDDL
- a CDS encoding 2'-deoxycytidine 5'-triphosphate deaminase; amino-acid sequence: MSTRTTQGILPYQQIKQLIASGAIQADVPIEDRQIQPASLDLRLGRKAYRLISSFLPELSDITSRLNVLDFYQSDLVMYEMDLTEGAILEKGHVYLVPLLERVTLPKTIRARTNPKSTTGRLDVFTRVVTDLNTGFDEIRAGYTGPLYLEIVPRSFTIKVKTGYSLNQIRFVRGDATVPDRSLQTLHKREPLLYHNLPTKQALGTRDFRTDRGLFLRIDLKGDDRSTSPIIGYRAKKNSHVIDLSKVGHYAALDFWEPLYRHRQDSLLLEPEEFYILASKERIRVPAGYAAEMVAFEAACGELRTHYAGFFDPGFGYGQGELHGTQVVLEVRPHDVPFLIHDGQTFFKVVYDRMLARPGQLYGSALGSSYQRQGLTLSKHFKV